ttttgatattatttatttacttataatattaattattaagtaaatctattcatgcccttattcgtaatttgacacttaaaaacACTTTCTAAAaagattagccaaacacaaactaatTCTCTAAAGAAGTACTTTTTTTAAAAGcatttttttcaaaagcacttctcaaaataagctaatttctCCATGGCGAAACAGGCTATAAATTACATTTGTACTAAACATCTGTAGTACTTAATTAACTATACCAAGAAactaagcaaaaaagaaaaataaaaaaggaaaagtgaaaaatataaagagaaCAAAAAAATAGACTTTGATGATTGTGCAAGCATAAGCTCACGTGGACCTCGTCTGAATTACCTCAATCACCGAACCTGATGATCTGTCACTCCAAACCTCAGGCTCGTGATATCCAGCTAGGCACGTACAACCGTTTGGCCATCCACCCCTCTTCCCAATGAACAAACAAAACACAACATTAACTATaacaaaaaataagtaaaaaaaacatTAACTCTGTACCTCCTGTCTTGTACACACACAAGAAAGTGACCGTAGAAACAATAACTCTCTATCTGCTATTCTCATTTCACTTCTTCTTCTCTCCTAagccaccaaaaaaaaaaacacaaatttCTTATACCAATTGTATTGAATAAGATTCATTGATTCAACCATAAACAAAAAGCTTTTGCTTTGCTTTTCTGTGAAgctacttttttttttcctttgctgTTGGTTTCCATTAAAGCAATCACAAGGTCCCATTTGACACGAGAACTCTTTGCTTCTCACGGAAAAGTAAACCAAACAAACCAAAAAGTTCAATCTTTACCTTATATAAGTTCCTTTGTATCATTCTTCTCTTCATCTATACGGTAATTATGGTACCATTCTTTGTATTTTTGACTCCATTGCTTTTTGTTCTTAAAAATAGTTTCTTTGTACATGGGATTTTAGACCCTATTGATTTCTTGGCATTACAAGCTATTCGAAAAAGCTTAGATGATTTACCAGGTTCGAATTATTTTGCTTCTTGGGATTTTACTTCTGAGCCTTGTAATTTTGCTGGAGTTTACTGTGATGGAGATAAAGTGATCGCATTGAATCTTGGTGACCCGAGAGCTGGGTCACCGGGTCTAACCGGAACTTTGGATCCTTCTATTGGGAAACTTTCTTCTCTTGCTGAGTTTACTGTAGTTCCGGGTCGGATAACCGGTGCATTACCCGAAAGTTTGTCTCAGTTGAAGAACTTGAGATTTCTTGGAGTTAGCCGGAACTTTCTCTCCGGCGATATTCCGGCGTCATTGGGTCAGCTCCGGGAGCTACAAACTCTTGATCTTAGTTTTAATCAGCTCACTGGAAATATACCTTGGGCTATTGGTGCACTTCCAGCATTATCCAACGTTATACTTTGTCACAACCATTTGTCCGGTTCGATCCCACCTTTTGTTTCTCAAAGATTAACCCGTTTAGACCTTAAACATAACGAACTTTCTGGTACTCTTTTGCCTATGTCACTTCCTTCTTCTCTTGAATACTTGTCATTATCATGGAATCAGTTTACCGGTCCAGTTGATTTTCTGTTAACTCGGCTGAACCAGTTGAACTATCTTGATCTTAGCTTGAACCGGTTTACCGGCTGCATTCCCGGGATTTTGTTTACTTTTCCACTCACAAATCTTCAGCTACAGAGGAATTTATTTACGGGTCCGATTTTACCAATGTCACAAGTGACTATTCCGACGGTGGATATTAGTTTTAACAGGTTTTTCGGGGAGATATCGCCATTGTTTTCTAATGTGCAGAATTTGTATTTGAATAATAACCGGTTCACTGGTCAGGTGCCGGCGGTTTTGGTGGACCGGTTATTATCGGCTGGAATGCAGGTTTTGTATGTACAGCATAATTTTCTGACAGGGATTGAGATTAATCCGACGGTGGAAATTCCGGTGAGCAGTTCATTGTGTTTGCAGTATAATTGCATGATACCGCCGGTTCAGACCGCTTGTCCGTTGAAAGCCGGGAAGCAGAAGAGTAGGCCTACTGATCAGTGTGTGGAGTGGAAGGGCCAAAAGGGTGACAAAACAAACAATATTACTGGATAAAATATGGTTATTAATGTGTTTCTTTGTATTTGATTCgttgatttattaattttttggGTGAAATTACTATGaggttaaaaaataaaaaagtaaatgtGCATAAAGGAGAGAAAGTTTGACTAAAAGGGAAGGGTGTAGAGTGACCATCctgttatttttatgttatgtgTTTTTATGGTAAGCCAAAGTGTGACTATCAATTATGGCATTTCATTTGGTGATTAGCTATAACAATTTGCTTCTTATTCAACTTCTTGAATAACCATTGGATTTATGGTTGTTAGTTCCAGTGAAATTATCTACCTTTTGTTGTTCTTTACAAGCTGATCAATCAAAGAAGGCTGCGTGGAGGAGTTCTCGAATGGCGGATTCAGGGTAATGGCAGCGTTTACAAATGTACTCTGGCTCGATTTATATATATTGTTGAACAATTTTGGATAAGAAGGCtcgatttatatatatatattgttgaacAATTTTGGATATCTTATCGTTATGTCAAGTTCAAACTTATTGTCACAAAGGAGTAGTAAGTATAATGATACACTAGAACTATTTACTACAAATTCTGAATTCGTCTTTAACAATGATTGCTTTATGTGTATTCTCTGTGTATGTTATGTTGTTATCTAACGTTCAAAATCCAAGTGCTGGGTGGGTGTATAAGTACGTGCATCTTTGTTCAGGCCTAGGTGTTGATGTTGTCTCCTTTTTGCTGGTTTACAGTAACTGAGAATGGAGTGGTAGGGATGCTTTTTTCCAGCTTTTCGTTTGTTTTTGGGCTTGGAGGGGGACACTCAACTGTCAAAGACAAAATATACGTTACAGTCTACATATTTGATAGTCAgacttcttttattattttgatCTTAAGATGCATTATTATCTTATGTGATTAATGGAACGTAGTTTTCCTCGTGAAAGACATTAACTCTCTCTTGTCTGGCTGTGTCCACACCTTCTCTTAATTTCCTCTTCCTTGTGCTAGAAATTTGGCCTTGTTAAGGGGCTGTTTTACTTGTaaacatgtttaattttaaaaaatttaacaaaaaccTCAACTCTGTTAGTTTTTTTTGGTGCTGATGTATATCTTCTGATTGTAGTTTTCATATTTAATGGACTTTTCAAAAATTAGATGTACACTTTTTTCTATACACATAATTCTTTTGTTATAGATCTTATAAGCTTTACCATGTGAAGAATATTCCAAAAATATTctctcatcacttctgggatcaaacttacccaggaagtctttaccattgttgtgcacaaagcacttgtatccaaatgccctaagacgtgatatatttagctttctccctttaagtaactcataggaagtcttctcaacaagaggtctcgccatgcacctatttatgatgtaacatGCTCTTGTTCACAGCTTCTGCCTAGAAACTATGGGGCAACTattagaaagaagcatagtcctagccatttcttccaatatcctattttttctttcaactactttattttgttgtggagtcctaggagcagaaaaattatgattgatgtcatgctcatcacaaaatttagaaaatttagcattttcaaattcattaCCAtaatcagacctaattgatgcaagttgattacctagttgtttttgagtttttctaacaaaagaaatgaacatgtcaaatgcttcatctttggaTGTTAGAAAtagtgtccaagtaaacctagagtaattaTCAACACGCACCAAAACGTATCTCTTACCACgtctgctcaatgttctcattgacccacaaagatccatatggaccagttccaacgtTTTGGTGatacttaccatttttcttacttttgaaaAAGGATTTTACCTGCtccccccttgcacaagccttacaaactttatcttccttgaatttaatgttaggcagtcctatcttccctgcaaaactatcttgtcagtGATAAGATTAATTACAGAGtattttgtagaggtgaatgcAATCATGTTACatctatcacacaattgtgatacacttattagactgtacttCAGCCCATCAATCAGGTAGACAATTCTCAATAGAGTGAaagtcagtcttacctaccttgctaaccccaatgatctcacctttcttcccatttccgaAGAAGACATTACCTcatttaaggtcctcaagtgaaaggaactggttcttgcttcctgtcatataCTTTGAGCAGCCGCTattcatgtaccatatttggatgctccccttcacttgaacctacaaaaaaaaaacatcagGGGTTAGTCTCTTGAACTCAAACTAgcttgggtccctttctataggcaaaaggatgaatcaaattctttttagcctaACTTGGCaacctatttttcccttgaacaaattcttggttcttttgacttgccttttcttttgcagtgcattcactattatagtgaccagttttaccacagtgtgtgcaatttttgttctcaggaagtgtgaggtacttgcttttgggatcccacttaggtgtagagttcccaaagccaagtcttttctttttgctactatggtgttcatGTATCTgtgaaagtgcatcggaggaaCTGTTCCATTTACAGGTTCTGTCTAGTTCGTTCTTGACCTTGCTTAGATCCTACTTTAGGAttcttatctgctcatctcttttgtacaactcatcttttatttttcctatattttcttctaaaatgagttgtgtgtgatcaactATCTTTTTACATGTTCCTAAatttaattttagattttcaAATCTAAGTTCTAGGATATTTGTGTGAAGTTCATGAACTTGGTTCTTCAACACAGCATTTTCACTTTTAGTTTCACTAGCCCTATGTTCTAGGTTTTGCATTTAGCTTTTAAAACTACACACTCTGTTGACAGttgttccttttcattatttacaTCCTCAAATTCATCAATTAGCTCTAGGAGCAACTCAGATAACCTTTTCTTAGACAAAAATTTATTCTTGGCTTTGAGATGAGAAATACTTATCtcagtttcttcatcagattttcCAATAGCCATAAGTGCtcgttcatcatcatcatcaccatcattatcatcatctaaGCTTTCATCTAAGCCATATCCCCAAGTAGcgaccatagcctttgttgatcctttgctGTTACTTTTCTtaggttgaacctgttccttcttcctgttcttTTGTTCACCTCTTTCCTTCTTCCTCTTAATTTCCCATAGATGATAGTTCTTGATGTGATGATCAGTCTTTCTACACTTGTAGCAGCCATTAGTAGTTAGTTTCTCAAGAGTTTTTGATTTGCTGTAGCTACCACTTCTTGAAGACCCCTTTCCTCTCCTTAGgtactttttgaagtttttggtgatcatggccatttcatcatcttccagatcagaaccttcagtggTTCTGAGACCCAAactcctttccttcttaggtACATCTATCTTCATGGTCTGTCTCCTAAGTTTATAGGCAGTAAGATTTTCAATCAATCATCCAGTGGAAGAGGGGAAATATTCTTTAATTCTTGGATGacagtgattttgctctcccaagtgATGGGCAAAACTCTCGTCAATATTTTTTCAACCCTCTCTTCTtcaggaataatccttccaaTAGATTTCAGCTCATTTGTCAGAGTAATGAACCTAATGTACATTTCTtgaatggtttctccttccttcatagcaAAACTCTCGTATTGAGAGTACAGTAGAATTCCTCTAGATCTCTTCaattgaggtgttccttcatgagcacTTGTAGTGCGTCCCTTATTTGCTTAGCAATGGATTCTGGACCCAGTCTAataacaagccatttcttggctttatcATTCTTCTCCCACTTTCTCAAGTCCTCAGCAGTGTAATcaactcttgtctttggcacatctactcctttAGCATTTTTCCAACGTAGCCAATAAACCATTgatgacaatgtcccatagctcatagtcatCTCCTATAATGTGACTCTTatcctgtttttccaccaagagtagtattGGCTATTAAAGAGTGgcggcctagcagtggattgcccttcctagtttccaggtggtgcactcatatTGATCTTCTCCtgaggtgttagcctcttcaaggataacatgctctgatatcaattgatgttttatacttcaatgacATACAAGAGGgggaggggtgatttgtgtggtgtccacttttcgcgtgcacagattatagaaggacctggttcttctatgtgttccttatactactattGCGGAAATAATAAATGCGAAAAGTatagaacacaagtatttttacgtggaaaacacccaactcaaaaggtgaaaaaaccacgacctactgctcagtaggattttctccaacacttcactaaatcactaactatgtgaagaatatcctaGAATACTCCCCTAACACTTCTAGGATCAAACTTATCTAGGGAGTTTTTACCATTGTTGTGTACAAAatacttgcatccaaatgccctaagatagGACATActtggctttctccctttaagtaactcatagggagtcttctcaacaagaggtctagtcatgcacctatttattaTGAAACATACAGTgttcacagcttctgcccagaaactatGAGGTAGTTTACTAGAAGGAAACTTAGtcccagccatttcttccaatgtcctatTGCATTGTTTCAACTaatccattttgttgtggagtcctaggagaggaaaaattatgatctatgtcatgctcatcacaaaattcagaaaatttagcattttcaaattcagtaccatgatcagacctaattgatgcaagttgattacctagttatttctgagttttctaaacaaaagaagagaatatGTCAAATGCTTTATCTTTAGATGTTAGAAACAGTGTCCAAGGAAACCTAgtgtaatcatcaacaagcaccataacatatctTTTGCCGCATGTGCTCAATGTTTTCATTGGCCCACAAAGAtgcatatggaccagttccatcatTTTGGTGGTATTtaccattttctttcttttgaaagaggatcttacctatttcccccttgcacaagcctcacaaactttatcttccttgaacttaatgttaggcggtcctatcaccaagtccttggagactaatttgttgagttgacttagactggcatgtccaagtcttttgtgccaaaggaggagatcattatccaacacacttaaacAATTGAGTTCATTATCTAAGAGTGTGGAAAAATCCACAATatatatgttgttcactctttttccctgcaaaactatcttgtcagggataagattaatcacaaagcattttgtagagGTGTATGCAACCATGTTACCTCTACcatacaattgtgatacacttattagactgtacttCAATCCATCAATCaggtagacattctcaatagagtgagagttagtcttacctaccttaccaaccccaatgatctgacccttcttcctatttttaagGAGACATTATctcctttaaggtcctcaagtgaaaggaattggttcttgcttcctgtcatatgctttgagcagccaatatctatgtaccatatttggctactccCCTTCACTTAGACCTGCAAAagaaaatcaggggttagtcttaggaacccaaactattttgggtccctttctataggcaaaagattgaatcaaattctttttaacCCAACTTGGCaacctatttttcccttgaacaaattttTGGTTCTTTTgaattgccttttcttttgcagtgcattcacttttatagtgaccagttttACCACAGTGTGTACAAATTTTGTTCTCAGTAAGTGCGATGTACTTGCTATTGGGATCCCACTTAGATGTAgggttcccaaagccaagtccttTCATTTTGCTACTATAGTGTtcatgtagccatgaaagtgTATCAGAGGATCTGTTCCATTCACAGGTTCTGTCTAGCTCATTCTtgaccttgcttagatcctcctttAGGATTCTTATCTGCTAAtctcttttgtacaactcatctttcattttctttatattttattctaaagtgagttgtgtgtgatcaactCATGTCTTTTTACATGTTCctaattttaattttagattttcaaatctaagttctaggacatttgTGTCAAGTTCATTTACCTGGTTCTTCAACCCAGcattttcactttcagtttcactAGCCTTATGTTCCaggtttttgcacttagcttttaAAACTACACACTCTTTTGACATctgttccttttcattgtttacatCCTCATATTCATCAATTAGCTTTAGGATCAACTTAGATAACCTTTccttagacaaaaatttaatcttgtctttgagattaaaaatacttacctcagcatcttcatcagattctccaatatCTATAAGTTCCCgttcattatcatcatcatcatcatcatcatcatcatcatcatcatcatcatcatcatcattttcatctaAGCTATCTCCCCAAGCAgaaaccatagcctttgttgatcctttgttgttgtttttcttgggttgaacatgttccttcttccTATTCCTTCGTTCTGCTCTTTtcttcttccactcaatttcctACAGAGGACAGTTCTTGATGTAATGATCATTCTTTCCACACTTTTAGAAGCCATCATTGGTTAGTTTCTCAGGAGCTTTTGATTTGCTGTAGCTAATACTTCTTGAAGACCCCTTTCCTCTCCTTAGGAACTTCTTAAAGTCTTTAATGATCATGGCCATTTAGAATCTTCAGTGATTCTGAGAGCCAAACTCCTTTCCTTCTTAGTTATATCCATCTTCATGGTCTATCTCCTAAGTTCATAGGTAGTAAGATTTTCAATTAATTCATCCAGTGGGAGACTgacaatattctttgattcctggaTGGTggtgattttgctctcccaagtgATAGGCAAAACTCTTGTCAATATTTTTTCGACCTTTCTTCTtcaggaataatccttccaaTAGATTTCAGCTCATTTGTTAGAGTAGTGAACCTAGTGTACATTTCTtgaatggtttctccttcctttatAGCAAGACTCTCATATTGAGAGTACAGTAGAGTTCCTCTAGATCTCTTCacctgaggtgttccttcatgatcCACTTGCAGTGTGTTCCATATTTTCTTAGCAGTGGTACAGCCTTGGATTCTACTGTACTCATTTGGATcaagtccacaaacaagccatttcttAGTGTTAGCATTATTCTTCCACGTCCTCAAGTCCTCAGTAGTGtaatcagctcttgtctttggcacatctactccttcaacATTTTTCTTCAAGGTAGCCAATAGACTATcggtgacaatgtcccatagctcatagttcTCTCCTATAATGTGACTCTCATATTATTTTTTCACCAAGAGTAGTATTGGCCCTTAAAAAGTGGTGGCCTACCAGTGGATTGCCCTTTCCAGTTTTCAGGTGGTACACTCATATTGATCTTCTACTAAGgtattagcctcttcaaggataaccttcTCTGATataaattgatgttttatacttcaatgccacacaagagggggtgatttaAGTGGTGTCCAATTTTCGCATGCACgaattatagaaggacctggttcttctatgtgttccttatactactattgcaaaaataataaatgtggaaagtaaataaaacaagtatttttacgtgaaaatttagcaccccggaaaatttcgaagtacttaagtgctattaagaaagttaatgtatgctaattatattattttgtgtgcaaacgAGGGCTATTAATATGATAAATATCAACTAGATataataataagtgtacgaggcatattataagtgatttgaagtccaagaagaggcctaattctaAGCCAagtgatgaacaacctatcaaattaaagattttcgattctagtttctaactctttagaccgttcgtcatttggacactccaacaagaagttatgactaaattaccaaaAGATGGCAGAATTTTGCACTACCGTGGCGCCCCATGCGGCTCGACTGTGCAAATTTCCAAAACACTTCCAAATTTTGTTTCTAGACATATTTTTCTCTACTGCTCCGCACCACGCAGTGCCCCATGCATCGCAGCTGtgcaaattttggattttgttaataTGAAACGACCCTATTTTAATAAGTAGCCTTTGGGGCTTTATTTGAGACGATTTTTTGGTGagtttagagagaggtaagagcattttataGAGAGAAGGAGAAAACCTAATACCCCATCATCCATtattgcaccaatcttcaagaatcaaggaagtcaaTCACTAGATCATTATTTttccgggtaagtcctacttctaCGCTTTCAttcaagaggttatgagttcaaatatattgtgggattggaaataggccatgcatatGACACAAAGTTGTAGTATGTGGAGTAATGGACTATTTTAGGTAGTTTcttattgaaattggttgagggatgaAAGGATCTCCATTTTAGAGCCTTGTAGTCTATTTCGCAtgttaggtgtttgacaaaatttctAAAAGAGTTACATCATGGGAATCCTTCTAATATTAGTCGATTTTCACTATCCTCCTATAGATTGTTTTTGCTAGAATTGTTGGggcgttgtagtaacttaaggaaatctcgacaaggtatgttggctaaactttctctcatagaattgaatcccacagtGTTCATAAATTTTATGTAAGTCCTGAGTTGTTCactataaaattggctattccgaataagctagTATTAAAAGATATATGTTTAATATATATTCCGAGTAAGCAAAGTGTCTAGAATTAggtattcaaaacgtgttccgaatgttcctatcgtattatgttatcttttgggaatgtgttcaagagtgatatgtgtattaaatgctatgtctttgagtcgtgttttaaatgaaggttatgatgccaaattatgtgagaaaatctcaatatgttTAAGATtattaattgctcatatgtgtacctaaaatcTTTATTGGGaaggtcttattgttgataaaataaaaagatgatTGGAAGTGAATTGGGTATATAAAGTGTAGCCAACGTACCTAGAAAGAAAGTATACTTGTGGCCAACGACATTGATGAAATGAAATGATCGATGtaagaaaggttatgaaatgagccatGATTCAAGTGTTAtaaatgacttcgaaaatagatttgcctaaaagcttatatACTCAAGTCATCCAAAAAATttggttgttttaactaatgaTATGTCTTGTAAGTATTCCCAACGTGTTTTGAGATCTTACATATTCAtcagttgaaattgtgtattgccctctttggaaaaagtatttcaagaataaattgcgtgttacttgtttatgattttaacttgcgcttcgattgccaatcattttgctccatttattggaaagaaatctattgtgtttaaagtcttcatttctaatgaacttaaagttgtgattttcggaatattctgtatattgatatttatgatgatgacccatgaaaggaaagaaatgaaagtgtgaaatatgaaatacgaccattgtaccatgaataaagaatcttgtgaatggccaaaagagccaaggaaatattgtagttgtgagtggttgaaaatactaaggaagatttatacaatgtgaaagatgttgaggtgagtacattTGTATTTATATTACCTTTGTtttcaaattaatataaaaatatttttgggagtatcaatAGTCACCGAGGATGGGttggttgaaataacctaaccctgaAACTACGCATGCTGGTGTAAGAGTGAATTGTGAATATtctccttatttgggatgagattgatgtgatgaaattattcccctcaattTGGATGAGATTATCGGTAAAAGCAAATGATGTCGAACtgcacgacattgtggtgagacggcctagccaatcgggtcgtgatcgaacgctatgccgcacacatggtggtgattgtgctgacAATTATGATATAAATATGTGATATATATTATGATTGtcgttgatgtcttcaaataaggcggcctagccgatcgggtcgtgatcaaaCTCCGTACTAGATTAACGGTGGTATATTTGCACAGAGGTTGTGATTGTGGTTGTTCTTGAGATTGTGACTGTGGTTAATGTCTCGGATGAGATGATCTAGCCGAtcgagtcgtgatcggactccgttcCAAGAGTACGGTGATATTATTAATAGCAGCATTATAAATAGTGgcattgtgaataatggtattgtggataGTGGTATCGTTAATTGTGGTATTATccgtactaaagatctcccaaccaaaatatatattatttttgtattttaaaaattgttatgTTTCAATTGGGCAATTGGATATTATTGAtggtgacttgttgtttctatgattttccttttcttatatggtcattctattttgaaagagaactTTTAGTTTTACGTACTAGTGTTATTCGAAGGTATTAACGTCCCTTTTTGTCGGGGTGCttcatctttaatggatgcaggtggttccacagcaggtggcattgatcagtgataacgGTACACTctttccagctgacttggtgagccccacttcatttcggggtcatgtatcttttgtttctcatgtattgtattttgaggtatagccggggccttgttaccagtattttcatattactcttctgttgtacttagaggctccgtagacatattttgggtggtatttgatgttaaATATTGATTTATAAATGTTAGTATTTGTCAAACATGTTTTTCAATAAATCTATAAACtcatactattttggaaattatgaatgaggCTGCTAATAGAAATAGAATTTGGGGTTGTTAATGAAATCCCCTCAATGTTTAATTAATgagatatattttttatttattcattgatgagtttgggtagaaggaaatctaacaggcttgctcggccgggttcactcggttgagcaccgatcGCGCTTCCCGAGTTTTGGGCGTGAGAGGAAAACatccggctcaaaaggtgaaaaaccacgacctactgcttagtaggattttccccaaaaattcactaaatcactaagccaaaacaacatttataaaaACTCTtcgtaaacctaaggattacctctaatccagttgtggcaaccagcctctaacttttacgacaacttcaagttaactctaacttgaatactcacagtacctaatacaattgcttctagataaagctaaaGGGTACAAATTAagaacacctactacaattgaactagaataaaagacaagaCACTTGGAACTAGTTCTTTTATCTgattcatgtagcttcaggttcacacacttgaatcacacaagaattgcttgcaaaatgcctcgctattttgctctcaactcacatTTAACTTCAGCTTTTGTGCATACCTGTAAAGTGAGAACatcatttaatttataaaattagtagaataggaaataatTAGAGATCCAGTgctatactcttccttggtggaagagttctagttaacttcaacttctaactccttccttatTGTGGATGATATTCTCTTTGAGTAAAGAGTCCTtcttgtatacggtaaaatcggagggacCAATTTTCTGTCATTAGAAAGGGTTAGGCTGCTGAATCTTTTTTTGATGCATTGGTTGTGGTTGCTGATCACAGCCAATTCCGCACCACTa
Above is a window of Nicotiana tabacum cultivar K326 chromosome 8, ASM71507v2, whole genome shotgun sequence DNA encoding:
- the LOC107820421 gene encoding uncharacterized protein LOC107820421 translates to MVPFFVFLTPLLFVLKNSFFVHGILDPIDFLALQAIRKSLDDLPGSNYFASWDFTSEPCNFAGVYCDGDKVIALNLGDPRAGSPGLTGTLDPSIGKLSSLAEFTVVPGRITGALPESLSQLKNLRFLGVSRNFLSGDIPASLGQLRELQTLDLSFNQLTGNIPWAIGALPALSNVILCHNHLSGSIPPFVSQRLTRLDLKHNELSGTLLPMSLPSSLEYLSLSWNQFTGPVDFLLTRLNQLNYLDLSLNRFTGCIPGILFTFPLTNLQLQRNLFTGPILPMSQVTIPTVDISFNRFFGEISPLFSNVQNLYLNNNRFTGQVPAVLVDRLLSAGMQVLYVQHNFLTGIEINPTVEIPVSSSLCLQYNCMIPPVQTACPLKAGKQKSRPTDQCVEWKGQKGDKTNNITG
- the LOC142163023 gene encoding uncharacterized protein LOC142163023, whose product is MSVPPENWKGQSTGENYELWDIVTDSLLATLKKNVEGVDVPKTRADYTTEDLRTWKNNANTKKWLVCGLDPNEYSRIQGCTTAKKIWNTLQVDHEGTPQVKRSRGTLLYSQYESLAIKEGETIQEMYTRFTTLTNELKSIGRIIPEEERLSKLILKLIDEYEDVNNEKEQMSKECVVLKAKCKNLEHKASETESENAGLKNQIRILKEDLSKVKNELDRTCEWNRSSDTLSWLHEHYSSKMKGLGFGNPTSKWDPNSKYIALTENKICTHCGKTGHYKSECTAKEKAIQKNQKFVQGKNRLPSWV